The window GGGCGTGGCTCCGTGGGCGTCGCCGAAGGAGGCCACGTCCACGCCGAGCAGCTTGAGCTTGGTGGAGAGATCGGCTCCGGTGAACTCCTTCTCGCGGCCCAGCAGGTCGTCGGCGGCCGTCTCGGCCATCTCGTAGCCGGGGGCGACCAGACCGTAGACGCGGCCGTCGACGGCGAGCGCGCACTCGCCGATGGCGTAGACGTACGGGTCGGAGGTGCGGCAGCGGGCGTCGACGGAGATGCCGCCGCGCTCGCCGACGTCCAGCCCCGCGTCACGGGCCAGCTGGTCGCGGGGGCGGACGCCGGCGGAGAAGACGACCAGTTCGGTGTCGACGGTGGAGCCGTCGGACAGCTTCATGCCGCTGACGCGGCCGTCCTCGCCGGTCACCACCTCCTGGGTGCCGACGCCGGTGTGGACGGTCAGGCCCATGGACTCGATGGTGCGCAGCAGGGCGGCGCCGCCGCCCTCGTCGACCTGGACCGGCATCAGGCGCGGGGCGAACTCGACGATGCGGGTGGCGAGGCCGAGACCCTGCAGGGCGCCGGCCGCCTCCAGCCCGAGGAGACCGCCGCCGACGACCGCGCCGTGGCTGCGGTCCTTGGCGTACTCCTCGATCGCGAGGAGGTCCTCGATGGTGCGGTAGACGAAACAGCCCGGGGCGTCCTTGCCGGGGACGGGCGGCACGAAGGGGAAGCTGCCGGTGGCCAGGACCAGGACGTCGTACGGGAACACCTGCCCGGAACGGGAGGTGACCGTGCGGGCGGCCCGGTCGATGCGCTCGGCGGGGTCGCCGAGGTGCAGGCTGATGCCGTGCTCCTCCATGAACCCGGCGGGCGTCATCGACAGGTCCTCGGCGGTGCTGCCGGAGAAGTACGAGGTCAGGTGCACGCGGTCGTAGGCGGGCCGGGGCTCCTCGCAGAGCACGGTGATCCGGTGCGTGGCGGTGACCCCGCGCTCGGCGAGTGCCTCCAGGTAGCGCTGGCCGACCATGCCGTGCCCGATGAGCACGATCGTGGGCAGGGGCTCGGGCATGTCAGTGGCCTCCGTCGTCGGTGAGCAGGTGGAACAGGTCGTGCGGGGATTCCCCGCCCTCCCAGGTGCGGGCGAGGGCCCCCACGGTGGAGAGTTCGCCGAGCAGGACCCCGCCGACGAGGTCGCCGCCGCGCAGGACGACCTTGCGGTAGGTCCGGCGGGTGGCGTCGGCGAGGCGGACCACGTCGTCGCCGGGGCGGGGGGTGGTCTCGCCGAAGGCGGCGAGGTCGAGGGAGCCGTGCTCGGTTCCGCCGAGGGTGAGGCGGGTGAGGGCGCGGGTGCCGGTGTAGCGAGCGGGGCCGCCTCCGGTGAGGACCGCGGCGAGGGCGTCGGCCTGCTCCAGGGCTGCGCCCGCCAGGCCGTACACCTGGCCGGCGTGCTCGGCGCAGTCGCCGATGGCGTGGATGCGGGGGTCGCTGGTGCGGAGCCGGTCGTCGACCACGATGCCCTTGCGGATCTCCAGGCCGGCGGCCTGGGCGAGGCCCGTGCGGGGGCGTACGCCGCAGGCGAGCACGACGAGGTCGGCGTCGAGCCGGTACCCGTCGGCGAGCTCGACCCCGGTGACCTTGCGCGGAGTGTCCCCGCCCCGCCGCCTCCCGGGCTCTGCCCGGACCCGCGCCTCAAACGCCGGCGGGGCTGAAAGACCGGGGCTCCGCCCCGCACCCCGTGCCTCAAACGGCGGCGGGGCTGAAAGACCGGGGCTCCGCCCCCGACCCCGCGCCTCAAACGCCGGCGGGGCTGGATTCAGCGGAGCTGTGGACGACGTGATCAGGCCGCGGACCCGGCATTCTGTGTGGATCTCCACGCCGAGGTCGGTCAGGTGCGTGGCCAGCAGGGCGGAGGCGTCGGCGTCGAGTTGGCGTTCCATCAGGCGCTCGCCCTGCTGGGCCAGGACCACCACCGCCCCCCGCGCGGCGAGCGCACGGGCCGCCGAGACGCCCAGCAGGCCCCCGCCGATCACCACCACCCGCACTCCGGGGCGTACTGCCGCCGAGAGCGCCAGGCAGTCGTCCATCGTGCGGAACGCGTGGACCCCGTCCGGGAGGTCCCGCCCTTCGGGCTCGAACAGCCCGCGCAGCGGCGGGAGCACCGCGTTCGAGCCGGTGGCCAGCACCAGCGTGTCGTACCGCTCCACCGTGCCGTCGTCGCCGTGCACGGCCCGCTCCGCGCGGTCGATGCGCACCGCGCGCACCCCCCGCCGCAGCGCGGGGCCGGGCGCCGGGAGGGCGGTCACCTCGGGCGCGTAGCGGCCCG of the Streptomyces sp. NBC_01294 genome contains:
- a CDS encoding NAD(P)/FAD-dependent oxidoreductase; amino-acid sequence: MTSEQRVVVIGGGLAGLRLAQRLGPAAAVTVLGEESHVPYNRVLLAEVLAGRYAPEVTALPAPGPALRRGVRAVRIDRAERAVHGDDGTVERYDTLVLATGSNAVLPPLRGLFEPEGRDLPDGVHAFRTMDDCLALSAAVRPGVRVVVIGGGLLGVSAARALAARGAVVVLAQQGERLMERQLDADASALLATHLTDLGVEIHTECRVRGLITSSTAPLNPAPPAFEARGRGRSPGLSAPPPFEARGAGRSPGLSAPPAFEARVRAEPGRRRGGDTPRKVTGVELADGYRLDADLVVLACGVRPRTGLAQAAGLEIRKGIVVDDRLRTSDPRIHAIGDCAEHAGQVYGLAGAALEQADALAAVLTGGGPARYTGTRALTRLTLGGTEHGSLDLAAFGETTPRPGDDVVRLADATRRTYRKVVLRGGDLVGGVLLGELSTVGALARTWEGGESPHDLFHLLTDDGGH